The Cyprinus carpio isolate SPL01 chromosome A5, ASM1834038v1, whole genome shotgun sequence genome has a segment encoding these proteins:
- the LOC109056547 gene encoding prostaglandin E2 receptor EP4 subtype-like has protein sequence MNETSTSHGKEGWDPTIPVIMFIFGVVGNVIAIVVLRKSRKEQKETTFYTLVCGLAVTDLLGTLLASPVTIATYVKGEWPGGIPLCQYSGFILLFFSLAGLSIICAMSVERYLAIIHAYFYNHYVDQRVAGLTLVVIYVSNALFCALPSMGLGSVVRQHPGTWCFIDWHSNDSTNATFSYMYAGFSSVLILATVLCNVLVCAALIMMHKRFVRRTSLGTDQARVAEIRRRRSFARLAGAEIQMVIVLTATSIVVLICSIPLVVRVFVNQLYHPPLETTIPLNPDLVAIRTASINPILDPWIYILLRKTVVQKILEKIKCLVCRIGGRRHGRNSTDFHCGTGIHNSSVMSRDLPSLLHVVSTSQTYLYPLGAGQEMGCCSDSMQSRTCSTSTEQTLLRDSQDVELSSGENKTEMDTDFVKSHSCTHSNTNEAQCSKHQPLQVTFTDETLSLQERSI, from the exons ATGAACGAAACGAGCACGAGTCATGGCAAGGAAGGTTGGGACCCTACCATCCCGGTCATTATGTTCATATTTGGAGTGGTCGGGAACGTGATTGCTATCGTAGTGCTTCGAAAGTCGCGGAAAGAGCAAAAAGAGACCACTTTTTACACTCTGGTGTGTGGACTTGCCGTGACTGACCTCTTGGGCACACTGCTTGCGAGTCCAGTCACCATTGCCACCTATGTGAAGGGAGAGTGGCCCGGTGGGATCCCGCTGTGTCAGTATTCCGGCTTCATTTTACTCTTCTTCTCCTTGGCAGGTCTCAGTATTATCTGTGCTATGTCTGTCGAGAGGTACCTCGCCATCATTCATGCGTATTTCTACAACCACTACGTGGACCAACGGGTGGCAGGCTTGACGCTCGTGGTGATCTATGTGTCCAATGCACTCTTCTGCGCTCTTCCCAGCATGGGACTGGGATCCGTGGTGCGACAGCATCCAGGAACCTGGTGTTTCATTGACTGGCATAGCAACGACAGCACCAACGCCACTTTCTCCTACATGTACGCCGGCTTCAGCTCCGTCCTTATCCTCGCCACAGTGCTCTGTAACGTGCTGGTGTGCGCGGCTCTCATTATGATGCACAAGCGCTTCGTCCGCAGGACCTCGCTGGGGACGGACCAGGCGCGAGTCGCGGAGATCAGGCGCAGGCGGAGTTTCGCGCGTCTGGCTGGTGCGGAGATCCAGATGGTCATTGTTCTCACAGCCACGTCCATTGTCGTGCTCATCTGCTCCATCCCTTTAGTG GTGCGGGTGTTTGTGAATCAGCTGTATCATCCTCCATTAGAGACGACAATACCGCTGAACCCAGACCTTGTGGCCATCCGAACTGCCTCTATCAACCCCATTCTGGACCCCTGGATCTACATCCTGCTGAGAAAGACAGTCGTGCAGAAGATTCTAGAAAAGATCAAGTGCCTCGTCTGCCGTATCGGTGGGAGGAGACACGGAAGGAACTCTACAGATTTCCACTGTGGTACTGGCATCCACAACTCATCGGTCATGTCTCGTGATTTGCCTTCGCTTTTGCACGTGGTCAGCACGTCGCAGACATACCTGTATCCCCTGGGGGCGGGACAGGAAATGGGCTGCTGCAGTGACTCTATGCAGAGCAGGACGTGTTCAACTTCAACAGAGCAAACCCTTCTGCGGGACTCTCAGGACGTAGAGCTCAGCAgtggagaaaacaaaacagaaatggaCACGGACTTCGTGAAATCACATTCATGCACGCACTCCAACACAAATGAGGCGCAGTGTTCCAAGCACCAGCCGCTGCAAGTGACCTTTACAGATGAGACTTTGAGCTTACAGGAAAGAAGCATATGA
- the LOC109056553 gene encoding fructose-1,6-bisphosphatase 1-like, giving the protein MSDRGAFDTNVVTLTRFVLEEGKKAKGTGELTTLLNSMCTAIKAISTAVRKAGIANLYGIAGSTNVTGDQVKKLDVLSNDLVINMIKSSFTSCVLVSEENEQAIIVEPEKRGKYVVCFDPLDGSSNIDCLASIGTIFAIYRKETDDEPSEKDALRSGRNIVAAGYALYGSATMLVLSTGQGVNCFMLDPAIGEFILVDQDVRIKKKGKIYSLNEGYAAHFYPDVTEYLQKKKFPEDGSSPYGGRYVGSMVADVHRTLVYGGIFLYPANIKSPKGKLRLLYECNPMAFIMEQAGGMATTGAMNVLDIKPDSIHQRAPVVLGSPDDVQEYISIFKKHSK; this is encoded by the exons ATGTCAGACAGAGGTGCATTTGATACCAATGTGGTTACCCTCACCAGATTTGTCTTGGAAGAGGGTAAAAAAGCCAAAGGAACAGGGGAGCTTACAACCCTTCTCAACTCCATGTGCACGGCCATCAAAGCCATTTCCACTGCTGTCAGAAAAGCTGGCATTGCCAATCT cTATGGAATTGCCGGGAGCACAAATGTTACAGGTGACCAGGTGAAAAAGTTGGATGTCCTGTCCAATGATCTTGTTATAAACATGATTAAATCCTCCTTCACATCCTGTGTTCTGGTGTCTGAAGAAAATGAACAAGCCATCATCGTAGAACCAGAGAAAAGG GGCAAATACGTGGTTTGCTTTGACCCTCTGGATGGCTCTTCAAACATTGACTGCTTAGCTTCTATTGGAACCATTTTTGCAATCTACAGAAAG GAAACTGATGATGAACCCTCAGAGAAGGATGCCTTGCGGAGTGGCAGAAACATTGTGGCAGCAGGTTACGCTCTTTATGGCAGTGCTACCATGCTGGTTCTCTCCACAGGCCAAGGAGTCAACTGCTTCATGCTTGATCCT GCCATCGGTGAGTTTATACTTGTAGACCAGGATGTAAGAATTAAGAAGAAGGGGAAGATCTACAGTCTGAATGAAGGTTATGCAGCACATTTTTACCCAGATGTCACAGAATATCTGCAAAAGAAGAAATTCCCAGAG GATGGAAGTTCGCCCTATGGAGGGCGCTATGTGGGCTCCATGGTAGCTGATGTGCACAGGACTTTGGTCTATGGTGGAATTTTCCTGTATCCTGCTAATATCAAGAGCCCGAAGGGCAAG CTGAGGCTGTTGTATGAGTGCAACCCCATGGCCTTCATCATGGAGCAGGCTGGCGGTATGGCAACAACAGGAGCCATGAATGTTCTAGACATCAAACCTGACTCAATCCACCAGAGGGCTCCTGTAGTGCTGGGCTCCCCTGATGATGTACAGGAGTATATCTCCATCTtcaagaaacattcaaaatga
- the LOC109056550 gene encoding tetratricopeptide repeat protein 33-like isoform X2, translated as MASFGWKRKVGERVSRTTVQQFEKDSEQVVDEDVEEERVDWLHVIKQRREVLLEDCAAKSKRLKDEGMLLAEEGRNWEALKRWDEAIQLTPDNAVLYEMKSQAVRSFQVALHLHPSERSLWEEDLGWALQLLKQQKALHERAKQEDEARRLLVEAPELKSDYDFESDEVIEACTTMADRQKKYEDLKKTVVVDARGVAREVIVEDDHKPTSSSQCCLVKARGL; from the exons atggCCTCCTTTGGCTGGAAACGTAAGGTGGGGGAGAGAGTTTCCAGGACGACAGTGCAGCAGTTTGAGAAGGACTCAGAGCAGGTGGTTGACGAGGATGTGGAGGAGGAAAGAGTTGATTGGCTGCATGTCATCAAACAGCGACGAGAGGTGCTGCTGGAGGATTGTGCTGCTAAGAGCAAGAGACTAAAGGATGAAGGAATGCTCCTCGCCGAGGAGGGAAG GAACTGGGAGGCATTGAAGAGGTGGGACGAGGCCATTCAGCTCACACCAGACAATGCTGTGCTCTATGAGATGAAgtcacag GCTGTACGGTCCTTCCAAGTGGCATTGCACCTGCATCCGTCTGAGCGCTCCCTCTGGGAGGAAGACCTAGGCTGGGCCTTACAGCTCCTGAAGCAACAAAAAGCTCTCCATGAAAGAGCGAAACAGGAAGATGAAGCCCGAAGGCTCCTTGTGGAAGCTCCTGAGCTGAAGAGCGATTATGATTTTGAAAGCGATGAAGTGATTGAGGCTTGCACAACCATGGCTGATAGACAGAAAAAATATGAGGACTTAAAGAAAACAGTGGTTGTGGATGCACGCGGGGTCGCCAGAGAGGTGATTGTCGAAGATGACCACAAACCCACTTCATCCTCACAGTGTTGTTTAGTCAAGGCACGAGGACTCTGA
- the LOC109056550 gene encoding tetratricopeptide repeat protein 33-like isoform X1, whose translation MASFGWKRKVGERVSRTTVQQFEKDSEQVVDEDVEEERVDWLHVIKQRREVLLEDCAAKSKRLKDEGMLLAEEGRNWEALKRWDEAIQLTPDNAVLYEMKSQVLITLQEVFLAVQSAEMATRLRPLWCEAWQTLGRTQLSLGEVELAVRSFQVALHLHPSERSLWEEDLGWALQLLKQQKALHERAKQEDEARRLLVEAPELKSDYDFESDEVIEACTTMADRQKKYEDLKKTVVVDARGVAREVIVEDDHKPTSSSQCCLVKARGL comes from the exons atggCCTCCTTTGGCTGGAAACGTAAGGTGGGGGAGAGAGTTTCCAGGACGACAGTGCAGCAGTTTGAGAAGGACTCAGAGCAGGTGGTTGACGAGGATGTGGAGGAGGAAAGAGTTGATTGGCTGCATGTCATCAAACAGCGACGAGAGGTGCTGCTGGAGGATTGTGCTGCTAAGAGCAAGAGACTAAAGGATGAAGGAATGCTCCTCGCCGAGGAGGGAAG GAACTGGGAGGCATTGAAGAGGTGGGACGAGGCCATTCAGCTCACACCAGACAATGCTGTGCTCTATGAGATGAAgtcacag GTGTTGATCACCCTTCAAGAGGTGTTCCTGGCTGTGCAGTCTGCAGAGATGGCCACCAGACTCCGCCCCCTCTGGTGTGAGGCGTGGCAAACTCTGGGCCGCACCCAGCTAAGTCTTGGCGAAGTAGAGCTA GCTGTACGGTCCTTCCAAGTGGCATTGCACCTGCATCCGTCTGAGCGCTCCCTCTGGGAGGAAGACCTAGGCTGGGCCTTACAGCTCCTGAAGCAACAAAAAGCTCTCCATGAAAGAGCGAAACAGGAAGATGAAGCCCGAAGGCTCCTTGTGGAAGCTCCTGAGCTGAAGAGCGATTATGATTTTGAAAGCGATGAAGTGATTGAGGCTTGCACAACCATGGCTGATAGACAGAAAAAATATGAGGACTTAAAGAAAACAGTGGTTGTGGATGCACGCGGGGTCGCCAGAGAGGTGATTGTCGAAGATGACCACAAACCCACTTCATCCTCACAGTGTTGTTTAGTCAAGGCACGAGGACTCTGA